ACCCTCACGACTGGAAGCGGTCTGATTCTCCAACATTGATTTACGCGTGCCTGGCGCTAACAGCACGAGGTCAGCATATGATCTGCCGTTCAACGGAAGATTTTCGACTTCCTTCGTTCCGATGACCTGGCTTCGAGAGCTGGTCTGCGTCTCGAGCAGCTCGGCCGCCGAGGTAACCTCGACGACCTGATTTACCGCCCCTGGCTTCACGTCAATGTCCAGGCGCTGGCGTGCGTCTGTCGACAGATTGAAGGTGTCGGTTTTCGTGCCCTCGAAGCCAGAGGCTGCGGTCGAAATCTGATAATTCCCGATCGGCACGGAATCGAATTCGTACTTGCCTTCTTTGTCGGTCTGGGCGGTCTGGGAGACGTTCGTGCCGACATTGGTGAGTGTCACGGTTGCACCGGGCACCATAGCACCGGTGTTGTCGCGGACATAACCAAGCACCGACGCCGAGCCGAACTGAGCAGACGCGGGCACCAGCCCGCATGCGAGGCACAGCAATGCCAGCACTACCGTCCGTAGGAATCCCAAAACCGGATGCACATTTGCGTCCATGACTGTCTCTCCAAAGAGGTTCATCGTTGAGGCCGTGACACGTCACCGCCCATCTGCGTCAAAGCGCAGCAGCAGGATCGAGCCGACTAAATGCGACGAAACTACGCGCGGCGCAATGCTTCTGTCAAGATGCTTTACCGGTAACGCACAGCCACGGCTGTTGTTTCTTAACCTAAAGAATATGCACGGCTTATAAAACCAATGCAAATTGGAAACCGGTTACAACATTTTCGTAAAAGAAGTTTCGGAGTTCACGCCAACCTGTGTTTGGGTGCATCGACGCGAGTACGACGTCGCCGGAGCGTTTTCTGGCGTCTCAGCAGCGGCGACCACTCTCTGTTCTTTAATGAACGAGCCTTACCGTTACCACCTCGTTGGGCTTCATCGTAAGCTGGATCGATTGATCCTTTACCGGCAGGCTGCTTAGGTCATCTTCCATGGCGTTGCAAAGCGACGCAGAACGCAGGCTGGCACTCGAGAGATGGAGCGCAACCTGTTCTTGTTTGCCTGCGATCTCCTCCAACCGGACGATCGTCCCTTCCCCGTTCTCCGCGAGCTTCCAGGTTGTAAGCAGTACGTCCGGGTTACTTATTTGGAGAAAGCTTCCACCTTCGGCGGGGAGTGATCCGGTGGCGGGGCCAGTTTTGTCCTGGTTCGCGATTCGTTCTGCCGATAAGGCGCGCTGACTGTCGACTCCGAGCCGCGTGAGATTGGCGGGCTCAAAGCTGTGGGCGCTCGTGAGCACGTAACGGAAGTGAAACTCACCGCCCTGACCGGCTCGATAATTCGTATGCCAATAGTTGTTCATCGCATACGAAAACAGCGTGGCACTCTTCGGAACGAAGTTTACTGGCCACAGACCACGGTTAATGTCTCCGAAGGTAGCAAGAGGAGCATTGATGGGAACGATCCCGATCTCTAGGTTCGAATCGTACACCGCCATCCAGTGCTGCACGCTGAACCACTCCGCGTCGCCGCCAGGGAGAATATCGTGTGCAGGGTCAACCCAACCCACCTGCGAGGAATAGGCGAAGTTTGGATGTGCAACGGCGGAGGGAAAGGCGAAGTAAACGCCCTCTTTCTCTGTGGTTCCCGTTTTATTGACGTGATAGTCAAATTCAATCTTCTTCTCGCCGTCGAAGAGACGGATTTCCAGGGAGATCGTTGGAGTATTCACATTCGACGCTTGCAGCCGGATTACATGGCCCCAGAAAGTCTTCTGCTCACCTAAATACTTTCCATTGACCGACTGGTGAACGGTAAGATCCGCTACCGGGAACGCCTTATCCGGGTGAATCATTTGCGATTGCCCGTTGTGGTTCGGATCGCCGCCAGTGACATAGAGATATTCGCCGAACCGGTAGGGGCTGGCTGCATCGACTAACTCACGCTTTAGATCTTTGTCGAAGATACTGCGGATGGCCCCGGTGTCCGGATCGACCACGATCCGGTAGTAGCGATTTTCGATAGCCTTGTCAGGCTCGGTGGCGACTGCGGCCACAGCCTGATTTCCAGCGTGAATCTGGTAGCACTTATATCCTAGCTCTGGAATATCGCTCGCAAGGAACCGCACATGGAGGAAGTTTTCCTGATTCGTCATAATCTCGTACGGGACATCCTGATGCGAGTTCAGATCTTCAATTGCGTCCCCTTTACGAAGATCAGCTTCCACCAGGCCTGATCGCTTCCAATTCAGCGGATTGAATACGACAAGTCCACCGTTCCCGATACGAATGGCTCTTGTGAGTTCGAAAAGCGATCGATGCTGGACATCATCCAGCTCGAAGTGTGCCTGCGTGACAAAGTTGTCTTTGACGGCGAGTTGCTGCACAGCCTCCATGCTGTCGGGCTGTCCGATGGAATTCCCAGCGCCCCATGTGTGTTCGGCGAAGAGAAGAATGTGATTCCATGCAGCCTGAACTTCCTCTGCGGGCGGGTGATACTGCGGATTGATCGTGTGGGCCGCGGCTGATGCGATCTCGGTAGAGATGGCTTCTGACTGATTTTCGCGATCGAGGCCGGCGTAGTACGCGTCAGAGCCGATGCCGTCTTCCCAGTACGATCCGAGGTCACCGGAGCGCACAGGGAGTTGGTCGCCATAATGCTGGTCGATGTAATTGAAATAATCTGCAAAAAGCGCGTACTGCAGCTTTGGATAAGCGTACGCACTATTCCATCCAGGCACGAAGGTCGCAAGCGCAGGATGAAGGGCGGTATTTTCGTCCTGGGCACCGTACATTAACACGGCATCGGGCTTGTAGGACGGCCGATCAAATTGGGCCAGGAAGATCGGGAGTTGTGCGCGGATAATGGTGTTTGTCGGATCGAGCGAGAAAAATCGCCCTATTTGCGCGTAACCCCAGGAGTAGGAGAACAGGACCTTTTCGCCGTCGCGTCCCTTCCACCAGAAGGGCGATAACTGATTCCATTGCTCACCCGACAGAACGGGCGCGCGGTCCTGGTTTCCGCCGACTGCCCAATACTTGATGCCGGAACTGGCAAGAACGGTTGGGTAAGCGCCGGTGTAGGACGGGACATCCGTCGTATCGGCGTAGTTGAAGGGGATGTGTTGCGTAGCAGAGAGCCGCTTTGTATAGAAGAGGGACCGGTAAAGAGATTCCAGTGAAGCGTAACCAGTGAGCAGGTTGAAGTAGTCCGCGGGCACACCGAGCTTACCTGCCCGAATAAGATCGAGCATCTGCGTCTGCTCTGGTTGAGGGCGCGTGTTTAGAAACTGTTGTAGATTCCATGAACCGTCGGTCGAAAAGCGAAAATCCGGATTCTGTTTTATAAATCCCGAGGCCTCCTCCAACGCGACCGCCTGGCCCTCCGCCACTTTGCCCTGGAAGTCGGTGTATCCGATGTCGACATGGGTATGCGGAACGATGAAGACCGTCCACTTTCTCTCAGGCGTCAGAGAAACATGGAATGTCCTACGTGTCGGCGCTGAAACATCCAATGTGGCTGCGCTTGTTCCCTGCCATTCAGGTATCTGGTATTCGACAGCGAAATCCCCGAATCGCGGCTGATCTTCGAATGTTGCAGAGTATGTGTGCCCTTGCAACTTTAAGTCGACATTGCCCGACGGAATCTCGCCATTGAAATGCAAATCGGCATCGACTAGCTCGACCAACTCGCCGTCCGCCGCGCGACGGTAAAAGACCGAAGGTGTGACGGCAGCTTCCACTTCATCCTTTGCATATTTCGCGCGCGGGTCCTGAACGAGGCTCAGGTAGTCGTAGTAGAGCGGGCCACCCGGCGTCACTGTCTCGCCTGTAGGCCGTTTGTGCTCGACGGAGGTAAGAACGAGGGTATTCGTTCCCTTCACAAGGTACTGTGTTGGAAGAACAATGGACTTGTTATCCCATACGCCCACGTTACCGTTGTAAAAGAGCTGCGGATGGATGATTGCGAGTCCACGGTGACCATTAATCTCGACCTGCAGGTCGGGATTTTCATTTCGGAGCAGCAGGGCGGCTCTTAGCTCGAAGCGTCCCCGTGGGGCATCGTTGAGCGAGAATTGGATCTCGTAGGCTGCGCCCAAACGCTGCAGGGTCGGCCAGTCCCGATTCCAATCACTCTCTCCGACTCGATAGAGAATGTGCTGGGCCGGAGTTGCGTGAAACTCGTAAGAGGATTGATCGGGCTTCCCGATCTCCCAGAGCGTGTGATCTTCAGCCTTCGCTGGTTGGACGGCAGCGAAGAGCAAGACAACGAACAATGCAATAGAAAGACGGTAAAGCATTCGTAACCTCGGTTGATGTTGGCCTTAATGGAAGTAGTCGCTGCTGGAGGCTCCGTTATCGGCTGACCAGCTTCACGACGAGTGCCGATGCGGGAGGCACGAGCACCATCGCTCGATCTTCTTTACACCGCCCTAGCCTGCTCCAACGACCCGTCCATCCGCTCGGTGTAATCGCAGCACCTCCGAAGGTGATGTCTTCTCGTGCGGTTACGTTGGCTTGTGGAGCTTCAAGTAACATCCCTTCGGCTTCGCCCGTGAAATGTCCACCGTGGAGGGTTACAGAGGCGCTTCGCGCTCCCGGTCCATGCTCCTTATTGATCAGCGTCACGAAGATTTCATGTTTGGCGCGAACAGCGTACGCCGTGAGGTTGACACCTTCATTGTTCGAAATCGACACCGGATTTATCCGTCCCCGACTGCCAACATCGAATGCTTTGAATGCATACGCCTTTGGATTGAAGTG
This genomic interval from Acidobacteriaceae bacterium contains the following:
- a CDS encoding polysaccharide lyase family protein; protein product: MLYRLSIALFVVLLFAAVQPAKAEDHTLWEIGKPDQSSYEFHATPAQHILYRVGESDWNRDWPTLQRLGAAYEIQFSLNDAPRGRFELRAALLLRNENPDLQVEINGHRGLAIIHPQLFYNGNVGVWDNKSIVLPTQYLVKGTNTLVLTSVEHKRPTGETVTPGGPLYYDYLSLVQDPRAKYAKDEVEAAVTPSVFYRRAADGELVELVDADLHFNGEIPSGNVDLKLQGHTYSATFEDQPRFGDFAVEYQIPEWQGTSAATLDVSAPTRRTFHVSLTPERKWTVFIVPHTHVDIGYTDFQGKVAEGQAVALEEASGFIKQNPDFRFSTDGSWNLQQFLNTRPQPEQTQMLDLIRAGKLGVPADYFNLLTGYASLESLYRSLFYTKRLSATQHIPFNYADTTDVPSYTGAYPTVLASSGIKYWAVGGNQDRAPVLSGEQWNQLSPFWWKGRDGEKVLFSYSWGYAQIGRFFSLDPTNTIIRAQLPIFLAQFDRPSYKPDAVLMYGAQDENTALHPALATFVPGWNSAYAYPKLQYALFADYFNYIDQHYGDQLPVRSGDLGSYWEDGIGSDAYYAGLDRENQSEAISTEIASAAAHTINPQYHPPAEEVQAAWNHILLFAEHTWGAGNSIGQPDSMEAVQQLAVKDNFVTQAHFELDDVQHRSLFELTRAIRIGNGGLVVFNPLNWKRSGLVEADLRKGDAIEDLNSHQDVPYEIMTNQENFLHVRFLASDIPELGYKCYQIHAGNQAVAAVATEPDKAIENRYYRIVVDPDTGAIRSIFDKDLKRELVDAASPYRFGEYLYVTGGDPNHNGQSQMIHPDKAFPVADLTVHQSVNGKYLGEQKTFWGHVIRLQASNVNTPTISLEIRLFDGEKKIEFDYHVNKTGTTEKEGVYFAFPSAVAHPNFAYSSQVGWVDPAHDILPGGDAEWFSVQHWMAVYDSNLEIGIVPINAPLATFGDINRGLWPVNFVPKSATLFSYAMNNYWHTNYRAGQGGEFHFRYVLTSAHSFEPANLTRLGVDSQRALSAERIANQDKTGPATGSLPAEGGSFLQISNPDVLLTTWKLAENGEGTIVRLEEIAGKQEQVALHLSSASLRSASLCNAMEDDLSSLPVKDQSIQLTMKPNEVVTVRLVH